One Gemmatimonadaceae bacterium DNA segment encodes these proteins:
- a CDS encoding PLD nuclease N-terminal domain-containing protein: MLDWIARRLEVSSSVAAILLVLTIVQVATQVYALVDLARRDAVRGGRKWVWALVIALGNLPGAIAYLAAGRPPSTVEVPASGAKAAGEEAVRRAVDTLYGPRDRWQ; encoded by the coding sequence GTGCTGGACTGGATCGCCCGGCGTCTCGAGGTTTCGTCCAGTGTCGCTGCCATCTTGCTCGTGCTGACAATCGTACAGGTCGCGACGCAGGTGTACGCGCTCGTGGACCTCGCGAGACGCGACGCGGTGCGCGGTGGCAGGAAATGGGTGTGGGCGCTCGTCATCGCTTTGGGGAACCTGCCGGGAGCGATCGCTTACCTCGCCGCCGGACGACCGCCCTCGACCGTGGAGGTGCCGGCCTCGGGAGCGAAGGCCGCCGGCGAAGAAGCAGTGCGGCGAGCCGTCGATACGCTGTATGGGCCCCGCGACCGGTGGCAGTGA
- a CDS encoding RagB/SusD family nutrient uptake outer membrane protein produces MRKIFVPVSVVILLVTGSCSDILKVELPGRIPTDLLNDPLTAPTLAASVTADFECAFSEYVLATTTLSDQFLGASGNLNAKNWGTKKIYESDTGNETNQCGQAYGAYLPLQTVRFESNDVLSRLNGWTDAQANVALAPLRARVATFGAYAYTLLGEGFCAMRFDLGKQVLTPAQVLAQADAKFTAAIALVNAMSAGTDKTQLLNLVHAGRARERLDAGDLATATSEAQLVAPSFEFYVTRSVDAATRYNNAWYEIAELGNSSVDPAYRNLTVGGVPDPRVQVAPGPILSLPKKSFDGVTDLYVLTNKNDTRADPMRLASYVEAQLIIAEAQKGNTAVGIINARRTQLQLPQYTGPTDDASIMALVLDERNREFFMEGGQRYNDLLRFKISWKIGSDQNGIPYGTTTCMPLPLDERLAAGG; encoded by the coding sequence ATGCGAAAAATCTTCGTACCCGTCTCGGTGGTGATCCTGCTGGTGACGGGAAGCTGCTCGGACATTCTGAAAGTCGAGCTGCCCGGGCGAATTCCGACCGACTTGCTCAACGACCCGCTCACGGCGCCAACGCTGGCCGCGAGTGTCACCGCGGACTTCGAGTGTGCGTTTAGCGAATACGTATTGGCGACAACGACGCTGTCGGATCAGTTCCTCGGTGCGTCGGGCAACCTCAATGCCAAGAATTGGGGCACGAAAAAGATCTACGAGAGCGACACGGGCAACGAGACGAATCAATGTGGCCAAGCCTATGGCGCCTACTTGCCCCTGCAAACTGTTCGGTTCGAGTCGAACGATGTCCTGTCGCGTCTCAATGGGTGGACCGACGCACAGGCCAACGTCGCACTCGCGCCTCTGCGCGCCCGCGTCGCGACGTTCGGCGCATATGCCTATACGCTCCTGGGTGAAGGCTTCTGCGCGATGCGGTTCGACCTCGGCAAGCAGGTTCTCACGCCGGCGCAGGTTCTCGCCCAAGCGGACGCCAAGTTCACCGCCGCGATCGCGCTCGTGAACGCAATGTCGGCCGGAACCGACAAGACGCAGCTGCTGAATCTCGTGCACGCCGGCCGAGCGCGAGAGCGTCTCGATGCCGGTGATTTGGCTACCGCGACGTCCGAGGCGCAGCTCGTCGCTCCGAGTTTCGAGTTCTACGTCACGCGCAGTGTCGACGCGGCGACGCGGTACAACAATGCGTGGTACGAGATCGCGGAGCTCGGAAATTCGTCAGTGGATCCGGCGTATCGCAATCTCACCGTCGGCGGCGTTCCGGATCCTCGTGTTCAGGTTGCGCCGGGGCCGATTCTGAGCCTGCCAAAGAAGTCATTCGATGGCGTTACGGATTTGTATGTCCTCACCAACAAGAATGACACTCGCGCCGATCCGATGCGTCTCGCGAGTTATGTCGAGGCTCAGCTGATCATTGCCGAGGCGCAGAAGGGAAACACGGCGGTCGGAATCATCAACGCCCGCAGAACGCAGCTCCAGTTGCCCCAGTACACGGGGCCGACGGACGACGCGTCGATCATGGCGCTCGTGCTCGACGAGCGAAACCGGGAGTTCTTCATGGAGGGTGGTCAGCGCTACAACGACCTCCTGCGATTCAAGATTTCGTGGAAGATCGGCAGCGATCAGAACGGCATTCCCTACGGAACGACGACATGTATGCCACTTCCTCTCGACGAGCGGCTGGCAGCGGGAGGGTGA
- a CDS encoding SusC/RagA family TonB-linked outer membrane protein, with amino-acid sequence MPRALLHHTCARFATTLLIATLALFAPHASATAQQDSVSGIVRDSLSKFPVSDAVVRAQGTALSARTNVRGQFTLGGLTGSTVNLIVNRIGYQQITTSVSVGATNVSISIGKSVLRLNELVVTGQAGDTQRRALGNDVGVLDMTATQQARPAVAVQDALSVAVPGVEIQRASGQLGTGGVTRIRGVSSMSLSAEPIIFIDGVRADNSAGSNSIAFSGGGDSPSRINDIDPNDIESIQVLKGPSAATLYGTEASNGVIQIITKRGAAGKPLWSTELHAGANFLENPEQIYEGIYYKDTAGTVQHLNLIQNDIARGFGSPFTTGHPTGGMLSLEGGSDAVRYFFSGGYNRDEGIVSYNWQNKLTSSSNISYFSGEKLKVDLNIGFTRAQTRAASATQPMTTYLIWACPSNSCTAPGLGPNDAGRGYLAGVVPEEFKSVEGLDNVDRSRLGLTFNHKPIKWLNHRLTLGGDFTNDASSLYYPLGSADFGLPQGEKQVQNDRSSFLTADYSATATANLPANLQSQSSFGAQYYSKQFEQISGLGTNFPIRGVNTVSGGGIRQGFEDPNFNLENKTFGTYVQEQLAWRDRLFLIGAVRGDDNSAFGVNYKFIAYPKFSASWVVSDEPFFPTSSVLSTLKLRGAWGKAGEQPNAFAAIQTYGPSVGNAGTPTVTPQSIGNSNLKPEVTRELETGFDASLLKNRVSFEFTYYDKRTMDGILAATASPSTGFPGQQYINIGQFSNHGIEMALEGSPVVRNSFRLNLRGTLSTNANRIDVLGQSTPIANTGVGQLDGAFNAQGYPMGSFFFKKVVSATLTSPGNVTNIMCEGGANFSRGDGSVVPCGSAPLLYAGSPIPTWLSAFSADVSWGRWRLAAVAEFQGGHDVVDGNVGGQHVFFNDSKAAVEGTDPIVVGNEALGNFGAAGFMKAGFGKIRNVSLTYDVPGRWASFAGASRGSITLTGENLATIWRAQWRKWGARGQDPEVRFNTPNFYGDPNLTNGYTQESWPQFTRFLATFRLSY; translated from the coding sequence ATGCCGCGAGCATTGCTGCACCACACCTGCGCGCGTTTTGCCACCACTCTTCTGATCGCGACGCTTGCGCTCTTCGCGCCGCACGCCTCCGCGACCGCTCAACAAGATTCGGTGAGCGGCATCGTGAGGGATTCGCTCAGCAAGTTTCCCGTCAGCGATGCGGTCGTGCGTGCCCAAGGCACGGCGCTCTCGGCGCGCACGAACGTCCGCGGCCAATTCACACTCGGTGGGCTCACCGGCTCGACGGTGAACCTCATCGTCAACCGCATCGGTTATCAGCAGATCACCACGTCCGTATCCGTCGGTGCGACCAACGTCTCGATCTCGATCGGCAAGAGCGTGCTTCGCCTCAATGAGCTTGTCGTCACCGGCCAGGCGGGCGACACGCAGCGCCGAGCCCTCGGCAATGACGTCGGTGTGCTCGACATGACGGCCACTCAACAAGCCAGGCCTGCCGTCGCCGTGCAGGATGCGCTGTCGGTCGCGGTGCCCGGCGTCGAGATTCAGCGGGCGAGCGGCCAGTTGGGCACCGGCGGCGTCACGCGCATCCGCGGCGTCAGCTCGATGAGCCTCAGCGCGGAGCCGATCATCTTCATCGACGGCGTGCGCGCGGACAACTCGGCGGGCTCGAACAGCATCGCGTTCAGCGGCGGCGGCGACTCGCCGTCGCGAATCAACGACATCGATCCCAACGACATCGAGTCGATCCAGGTGCTCAAGGGTCCGTCGGCCGCGACGCTGTACGGCACCGAGGCATCCAATGGCGTGATTCAGATCATCACGAAGCGGGGCGCCGCCGGCAAGCCGCTCTGGTCAACGGAGCTTCACGCCGGTGCCAACTTCCTCGAGAATCCGGAGCAGATCTACGAGGGCATCTATTACAAGGACACCGCCGGCACCGTTCAGCACCTCAACCTGATTCAAAACGACATCGCGCGTGGCTTCGGCTCGCCGTTCACCACGGGTCATCCGACCGGCGGCATGCTGTCGCTCGAGGGCGGCAGCGACGCCGTACGGTACTTCTTCAGCGGCGGCTACAACCGCGACGAGGGCATCGTCAGTTACAACTGGCAAAACAAGCTCACGAGCAGCTCGAACATCAGCTACTTCTCCGGCGAGAAGTTGAAGGTGGATCTGAACATCGGCTTTACGCGCGCGCAGACGCGCGCGGCGTCGGCGACGCAGCCCATGACGACTTATCTCATCTGGGCCTGCCCGAGCAATTCGTGCACGGCACCCGGGCTCGGGCCTAACGATGCGGGCCGCGGATATCTGGCGGGAGTGGTGCCCGAAGAGTTCAAGTCGGTCGAGGGGCTGGACAACGTGGACCGCAGCCGCCTCGGACTCACCTTTAACCATAAGCCGATAAAGTGGCTGAACCACCGTCTCACGTTAGGCGGCGACTTCACGAACGACGCGTCTTCGTTGTATTACCCGTTGGGTAGCGCCGACTTCGGGCTTCCCCAGGGCGAGAAGCAGGTCCAGAACGACCGGTCGTCGTTCCTCACCGCCGACTACTCGGCGACGGCGACGGCCAACCTTCCGGCGAACCTCCAGTCTCAGAGCTCGTTCGGCGCCCAGTACTACTCGAAACAATTCGAACAAATCTCCGGTTTGGGCACGAACTTCCCCATCCGCGGCGTGAACACCGTGAGCGGCGGCGGAATCCGGCAAGGATTCGAGGATCCGAACTTCAACCTCGAGAACAAGACGTTTGGCACATATGTGCAAGAGCAACTCGCCTGGCGCGATCGACTCTTTCTGATCGGCGCCGTACGAGGGGACGACAACAGTGCCTTCGGCGTCAATTACAAGTTCATTGCCTATCCGAAGTTCAGTGCGAGTTGGGTGGTCAGCGACGAGCCGTTCTTCCCGACGTCGTCGGTCCTGTCAACGCTCAAGCTGCGCGGTGCGTGGGGCAAGGCGGGCGAGCAGCCTAACGCGTTCGCCGCGATCCAGACGTACGGGCCGTCCGTCGGCAACGCCGGCACGCCAACCGTGACGCCGCAGAGCATCGGGAACTCGAATCTCAAACCCGAGGTGACGCGCGAGCTCGAGACCGGATTCGACGCAAGCCTGCTGAAGAATCGCGTGTCCTTCGAGTTCACGTATTACGACAAACGCACGATGGACGGCATCCTGGCCGCGACCGCCTCGCCGTCGACCGGCTTTCCCGGCCAGCAGTACATCAACATCGGACAGTTCAGCAATCATGGAATCGAGATGGCGCTGGAGGGCTCGCCGGTCGTTCGCAACTCGTTCCGGCTCAATCTCCGCGGAACGCTCTCCACGAACGCAAATCGCATCGATGTCCTCGGGCAGTCCACGCCGATTGCCAATACCGGCGTTGGACAATTGGACGGCGCCTTCAATGCCCAGGGCTATCCGATGGGATCCTTCTTCTTCAAGAAGGTCGTGAGCGCGACGCTCACGTCGCCAGGCAACGTGACGAACATCATGTGCGAGGGCGGTGCGAATTTTTCGCGCGGCGACGGCAGTGTCGTTCCCTGCGGAAGCGCTCCACTACTGTACGCCGGCAGTCCCATCCCCACGTGGCTCAGCGCCTTCAGTGCGGATGTCTCCTGGGGACGATGGAGGCTCGCCGCGGTGGCCGAGTTCCAAGGGGGACACGATGTGGTGGACGGCAACGTCGGCGGCCAGCACGTGTTCTTCAATGATTCCAAGGCGGCAGTCGAGGGAACGGACCCGATCGTCGTCGGGAATGAGGCGCTCGGAAATTTCGGAGCGGCCGGCTTTATGAAGGCGGGCTTCGGAAAGATTCGCAATGTCTCATTGACCTACGACGTGCCCGGACGGTGGGCGAGTTTCGCCGGCGCGAGTCGCGGCTCAATCACGTTGACGGGCGAGAACCTCGCGACGATCTGGCGCGCGCAATGGCGGAAGTGGGGCGCACGCGGGCAGGATCCGGAGGTCCGCTTCAATACGCCGAATTTCTACGGCGATCCGAACCTGACGAATGGATACACGCAGGAATCCTGGCCGCAGTTCACGCGATTCCTGGCCACGTTCCGTCTCTCCTATTAA
- a CDS encoding CocE/NonD family hydrolase — protein sequence MPGLTNSAARLALVALVGAPAHTASRLAPPETFDVYAVGIRFAELTVADNGGSRSYTIRKKDVASNQWRSAVTANESEAARDTAFAISESIKNVAAWMPSLRAIHWTSQLAVGWPDANTIYLPHTHQREVVNGRTVSATHWVAGDAPNLVARRAVDHPIDLVFADDDQLVAAMDLSHDIVLVRRGYERFTTVGRWNDPKISQPMYGYRALPQAMVPMSDGVKLATLVYLPQGDITGPFPVIFVRTPYGIGSMIDGSWPYAARGYALVFQGARGTSYLDPKHQSEGVWEPMVKEPKDGAEALAWITKQPWSNGKICMAGESYSGYTEWATTMAGNPALKCLVAESSMGTAITNGTFGEGGAYYIFWMLHQPILPNRTWTEILHHRPLRDLDRFATGKDLPQWKTLMDHSMNDAYWKRQDWYNAKVPRDFGSLQISGWFDDDFSGTESNWALMQRTGSAPRHLIIGPWRHGGNEDRALNGFSFGPDALRDDIPLLMQQTYDHFLRGVDNGVEKSKVDYFVLGANSWRTASQWPPAEAKPQAWYFHSKGDAQRFTTTGSLTTAAPAGAEPADRYLYDPKNPPPNWMSFEQMKLFEDVQNFPYDFKDIESRADVVKFTSPPLEQDLTIAGDVQLVLYASTDVRDTDWWVHLSDVDTTGQSVRLTTGVVRARFRDADDKVHHVFGSNFEHEKPLSGDPNEVVRYDISLRSIANTFKKGHRLRVAIMNALDNYSFPNSNTGKNEATVTETVVGRMAIHHSVGEASHIVLPVMPRVQPAIDGDRTPLGSSPN from the coding sequence ATGCCCGGCCTAACGAATTCAGCGGCACGTCTCGCCCTGGTCGCGCTCGTCGGCGCGCCAGCGCACACCGCGTCGCGCCTCGCTCCCCCCGAGACCTTCGACGTCTACGCCGTGGGCATTCGGTTCGCCGAGCTGACCGTCGCCGACAACGGCGGATCGCGGTCGTACACCATCCGCAAGAAAGACGTCGCGTCGAATCAGTGGCGTTCGGCGGTCACCGCCAACGAAAGCGAGGCAGCGCGAGACACCGCGTTCGCAATCTCGGAATCGATCAAGAACGTGGCTGCGTGGATGCCTTCGCTGCGCGCCATCCATTGGACCTCGCAGCTCGCCGTCGGCTGGCCCGACGCCAACACGATTTACCTTCCGCACACGCACCAGCGCGAGGTCGTGAACGGCCGCACGGTGTCGGCCACCCACTGGGTCGCGGGCGATGCTCCCAATCTCGTCGCTCGCCGCGCGGTCGATCATCCGATCGACTTGGTCTTCGCCGACGACGACCAGCTCGTGGCCGCGATGGACCTATCCCATGACATCGTCCTCGTTCGGCGCGGGTACGAGCGGTTCACCACCGTCGGCCGCTGGAACGATCCGAAAATTTCGCAGCCGATGTACGGCTATCGCGCCTTGCCGCAAGCGATGGTTCCGATGTCCGACGGCGTGAAGCTCGCCACGCTCGTCTACCTCCCGCAGGGCGACATCACCGGACCGTTCCCCGTCATATTCGTGCGCACGCCGTACGGGATCGGCTCGATGATCGACGGCTCCTGGCCCTACGCCGCACGCGGCTATGCGCTCGTGTTCCAGGGAGCGCGCGGTACCTCGTACCTGGATCCCAAGCACCAGTCCGAGGGCGTCTGGGAGCCGATGGTCAAGGAGCCCAAGGACGGCGCCGAGGCGCTCGCGTGGATCACTAAGCAGCCCTGGTCGAACGGAAAGATCTGCATGGCCGGCGAATCGTACTCTGGCTACACGGAGTGGGCGACGACTATGGCCGGCAACCCGGCGCTCAAATGCCTGGTTGCCGAGAGCTCGATGGGCACCGCGATCACCAACGGGACGTTTGGCGAGGGCGGGGCGTATTACATCTTTTGGATGTTGCACCAGCCCATCCTGCCCAACCGCACGTGGACGGAAATTCTGCATCACCGTCCACTGCGCGATCTCGATCGCTTCGCCACGGGGAAAGACCTTCCGCAGTGGAAGACGCTGATGGACCACTCGATGAACGACGCGTACTGGAAGCGGCAGGACTGGTACAACGCGAAAGTCCCGCGGGACTTCGGCTCATTACAGATCAGCGGCTGGTTCGACGACGACTTCTCCGGCACCGAGAGCAACTGGGCGTTGATGCAGCGCACCGGATCGGCGCCTCGACACCTCATCATTGGTCCTTGGAGACACGGCGGCAACGAGGATCGGGCGCTCAACGGTTTCAGCTTCGGCCCTGACGCGCTGCGCGATGACATTCCGCTGCTCATGCAGCAGACCTACGATCATTTTCTAAGAGGCGTCGACAACGGCGTCGAGAAGTCGAAGGTCGACTACTTCGTCCTCGGCGCCAACAGTTGGCGTACGGCGTCGCAGTGGCCGCCGGCCGAGGCGAAGCCGCAGGCGTGGTACTTCCATAGTAAAGGCGACGCGCAACGATTCACCACAACGGGTTCACTCACTACAGCCGCACCGGCTGGCGCTGAACCCGCGGACCGCTACCTGTACGATCCGAAGAACCCGCCGCCGAACTGGATGAGCTTCGAGCAGATGAAGCTGTTCGAGGACGTGCAGAACTTCCCATACGATTTCAAGGACATCGAGTCCCGCGCGGACGTCGTGAAGTTCACGTCGCCACCACTCGAGCAGGACCTGACGATCGCGGGCGACGTCCAGCTCGTGCTCTACGCGTCCACCGATGTGCGCGACACCGATTGGTGGGTCCACCTCTCCGATGTCGATACGACAGGTCAGTCGGTTCGGCTAACAACCGGCGTGGTACGGGCGCGCTTCCGCGACGCCGATGACAAGGTGCACCACGTGTTCGGATCGAACTTCGAGCACGAGAAGCCGTTGTCCGGCGACCCTAACGAAGTCGTGCGCTACGACATCAGCCTGCGCTCGATCGCCAACACGTTCAAGAAGGGCCATCGCCTTCGCGTCGCGATCATGAACGCCCTCGACAATTATTCGTTCCCGAACTCGAACACGGGGAAGAACGAGGCGACGGTGACGGAGACCGTGGTCGGGAGGATGGCGATTCACCACAGCGTTGGCGAGGCGAGCCACATCGTGCTGCCGGTGATGCCGCGCGTTCAGCCGGCGATCGACGGCGATCGAACACCGTTAGGCAGCTCGCCAAACTAA
- a CDS encoding tetratricopeptide repeat protein encodes MRKFVQFLVILAVGSSSLVAQTTAASSPSAPELQRAGAAFARGDWAAARAAYEAIAIQHPRHALSRFRLGVAQLELGSYQDAERNLRLGEQLGVPTPQAAYRLAQLFAVRGPADSAVAELARAAEHGLPITPSAVEADSHFNSLKTHPRWKAILDAFDAAVFPCRHDSRFREFDFWVGDWDVRPTGQPATGPAARNTVTLDDNDCVVTEHWTAPSGSTGQSFNIFDRSYGEWRQTWVDNSGGQHDYRGHLVRRNMVFTGDTPAPNGKLGRIPTRLTFFNLGPDSVRQFSETSTDSGRTWQVSYDLTYVRRRNPGK; translated from the coding sequence ATGCGCAAATTCGTACAATTTCTCGTCATTCTCGCGGTTGGTTCCTCGTCACTGGTCGCGCAAACTACCGCCGCGAGCTCGCCGTCCGCGCCGGAACTTCAGCGTGCCGGAGCGGCTTTCGCTCGTGGCGACTGGGCCGCGGCGCGCGCGGCCTACGAAGCCATTGCCATACAGCATCCGCGGCATGCGCTATCGCGCTTCCGTCTTGGCGTGGCTCAGCTCGAGCTCGGAAGCTACCAGGACGCCGAGCGCAATCTCAGGCTGGGTGAGCAACTCGGCGTCCCGACGCCGCAGGCGGCGTATCGCCTTGCTCAGCTCTTCGCTGTTCGGGGCCCGGCAGACTCCGCGGTCGCCGAGCTCGCACGCGCGGCCGAGCATGGCCTGCCGATAACGCCAAGCGCGGTGGAGGCCGACTCTCATTTCAATTCGTTAAAGACCCATCCGCGATGGAAGGCAATCCTCGACGCGTTCGACGCTGCCGTTTTTCCCTGTCGACATGATTCACGCTTTCGCGAATTCGATTTCTGGGTTGGCGACTGGGATGTGCGGCCGACGGGACAGCCGGCGACCGGTCCGGCCGCGCGCAACACCGTCACGCTCGACGACAATGATTGCGTGGTCACAGAACACTGGACGGCGCCGAGTGGGTCGACGGGGCAGAGCTTCAACATCTTCGATCGGTCCTATGGCGAGTGGCGGCAGACGTGGGTCGACAACTCCGGTGGACAGCACGACTACCGGGGTCATTTGGTCCGTCGCAACATGGTGTTCACAGGGGACACGCCGGCGCCTAATGGGAAGCTCGGTCGCATTCCGACGCGGCTCACATTCTTCAACCTCGGTCCCGACTCGGTACGGCAGTTCTCGGAGACGTCGACCGACAGCGGACGCACGTGGCAGGTTAGCTACGATCTGACGTACGTGCGCCGCCGCAATCCGGGCAAATAG
- a CDS encoding AraC family transcriptional regulator, whose product MRAALARHCSFGSTNDLRDERVFQTAGAAIGTFRCPIGYPAFRDTGPTERCIVVFPRTAVWIRHEGSRPFLADPSLTTIYNAAQRYERFPHSPDGDRCDWFAVSDDLAREIVHMFDVAAADSQRPFRFEWAASTTALYLRQRMLLRRAMAGELAQLEGEEAIMSIVAAVLAEAYGTGATGPIRKRSTGARHRDLTGAARAELMRTIESNRSVRDIAGSIGASPYHLCRVFRACTGRTLHQYRTELRLLLALERLDDASAASNLSAIAHDLGFSSHSHFVRAMRRQTGSTPSALRALLDPS is encoded by the coding sequence ATGCGCGCCGCGCTTGCACGCCATTGCTCATTTGGTTCGACGAACGACCTTCGCGACGAACGCGTCTTTCAGACTGCGGGCGCCGCGATCGGGACTTTTCGCTGCCCGATCGGCTATCCGGCCTTTCGCGACACGGGTCCCACCGAGCGCTGTATTGTCGTCTTTCCCCGCACGGCGGTCTGGATTCGTCACGAAGGATCGCGGCCCTTTCTCGCCGACCCGTCGCTCACGACCATCTACAATGCGGCGCAGCGGTACGAGCGCTTTCCTCACTCGCCCGACGGCGACCGATGCGATTGGTTCGCTGTATCGGATGATCTCGCCCGCGAGATCGTGCACATGTTCGATGTCGCCGCGGCGGACTCCCAGCGGCCATTCCGCTTCGAATGGGCAGCCAGTACGACGGCGTTGTACCTCCGACAGCGAATGCTCCTTCGCCGTGCGATGGCCGGCGAGCTCGCTCAGCTCGAGGGAGAAGAGGCGATCATGAGCATCGTCGCCGCAGTGCTCGCGGAAGCGTACGGTACGGGTGCGACGGGCCCGATCAGAAAACGGTCAACCGGTGCTCGGCATCGGGATCTGACCGGCGCCGCGCGCGCAGAGTTGATGCGCACGATCGAATCCAACCGATCGGTGCGCGACATCGCTGGGTCAATCGGGGCGTCGCCGTATCATCTCTGCCGTGTCTTTCGCGCGTGCACGGGCCGCACACTGCATCAGTATCGAACGGAGCTGCGCTTGCTTCTCGCGCTCGAGCGGTTGGACGACGCATCAGCCGCGAGCAACCTCTCGGCCATCGCGCATGATTTAGGATTCTCTAGTCACTCGCATTTCGTGCGGGCGATGCGCCGGCAGACCGGATCGACACCGAGCGCCCTCCGCGCTCTTCTCGACCCTTCCTAA
- a CDS encoding S-adenosylmethionine:tRNA ribosyltransferase-isomerase gives MSVAALNDLMHFELPDELLAHEPPEARGIERDEVRLMVSWRDVDEIRHTEFTQLPELLERGDVLVVNTSATINASLPAVRDDSTIQLHLSTELSPTRWVVELRRVALKGSAPLLDATIGETLLLPAGGKARLIEPWALTDHQRGVGNRLWIAALDVPNGVMQYACRHGEPIRYSYVPRAWPLSYYQTMFAREPGSAEMPSAGRPLTPRVVAALTQRGVRIAAVTLHTGVSSLETGENPYPERYRVPSETADALNAARRKGSRVVAVGTTVVRALETVASDDGTLRAGEGWTEHVVSPERPPRAVDGIVTGLHAPNATHLAMLEAFAGRERLVRAYEAALAGGYLWHEFGDVHLIAPGQSRD, from the coding sequence ATGAGCGTCGCGGCGTTAAATGACCTCATGCACTTCGAGCTTCCGGACGAGCTGCTCGCCCACGAGCCGCCGGAGGCGCGCGGCATCGAGCGCGACGAAGTGCGACTGATGGTGTCTTGGCGCGACGTGGACGAGATCCGGCACACGGAGTTCACGCAACTCCCGGAGTTACTGGAGCGCGGCGATGTCCTCGTCGTCAATACCAGCGCGACGATCAACGCGTCGCTCCCTGCGGTTCGTGACGACAGCACCATCCAGCTCCATCTGTCGACGGAACTGTCGCCGACACGTTGGGTGGTCGAGTTGAGGCGCGTCGCGCTGAAGGGAAGCGCACCTTTACTCGACGCGACCATTGGGGAGACGCTGCTGTTGCCCGCCGGCGGGAAGGCTCGGCTGATCGAGCCATGGGCTTTAACGGATCATCAACGGGGCGTGGGCAATCGTCTATGGATTGCCGCGCTCGATGTGCCTAACGGCGTGATGCAGTACGCCTGCAGGCACGGCGAGCCGATTCGTTACTCGTACGTGCCGAGGGCGTGGCCGCTCTCGTACTATCAAACTATGTTCGCGCGCGAGCCGGGGAGCGCCGAGATGCCCTCCGCCGGCCGACCGTTGACGCCGCGCGTCGTTGCGGCGCTCACGCAGCGGGGCGTGCGGATCGCGGCGGTGACGTTGCATACGGGCGTGTCGAGTCTCGAGACGGGCGAAAATCCGTATCCGGAGCGATATCGGGTGCCGTCCGAGACCGCCGATGCGCTCAATGCGGCGCGGCGGAAGGGAAGTCGCGTCGTCGCTGTCGGGACGACTGTCGTGCGTGCACTCGAGACGGTCGCGTCGGATGACGGTACTCTGCGGGCAGGCGAGGGATGGACCGAGCACGTCGTCAGTCCCGAACGTCCGCCGCGCGCGGTGGATGGAATCGTCACCGGGCTGCACGCGCCGAATGCGACCCATCTCGCCATGCTGGAGGCATTCGCAGGCCGCGAGCGTTTGGTCCGCGCGTACGAGGCAGCGCTTGCTGGCGGCTATCTGTGGCACGAGTTCGGAGACGTTCATCTGATCGCGCCAGGTCAGTCGCGCGATTAG
- a CDS encoding SDR family oxidoreductase: MYATERTALVTGASRGLGRALARGLAARGWNLILTARNNELLAAVRDELAQRTHVAAIAGDVTDPTHREAMAVLARGHGGLDALVNNAGALGPSPLPALLDYPLDELRAVFEANVVAPLGMLQAVRDVLKPHACIVSITSDAAVQPYHGWGGYGASKAALEQLTAVFAAENPTLRVYRVDPGDLRTDMHQAAFPGEDISDRPLPEIRVPALISLLEGQLPSGRYVAAQLGPTVAERQETAA; this comes from the coding sequence ATGTACGCAACAGAACGCACGGCACTCGTTACTGGCGCATCGCGCGGCCTCGGACGCGCGCTCGCTCGCGGACTCGCCGCACGCGGATGGAACCTCATCCTCACCGCGCGCAACAACGAACTGCTCGCGGCCGTGCGGGACGAGCTGGCGCAACGCACCCACGTGGCGGCGATCGCTGGCGACGTCACCGATCCGACACATCGCGAGGCGATGGCGGTACTGGCACGAGGCCACGGGGGGCTCGACGCCCTCGTCAACAACGCGGGCGCGCTCGGGCCAAGTCCGCTGCCCGCGTTGCTCGACTATCCGCTCGACGAATTGCGCGCGGTCTTCGAGGCGAATGTGGTTGCCCCGTTAGGCATGCTGCAGGCGGTTCGCGATGTGCTCAAGCCGCACGCGTGTATAGTCTCAATCACGAGCGACGCCGCCGTGCAACCCTACCACGGCTGGGGTGGTTACGGAGCGAGCAAGGCAGCGCTCGAGCAGCTCACCGCCGTGTTCGCGGCGGAAAATCCGACGTTGAGAGTGTATCGGGTCGATCCCGGTGATCTGCGCACGGACATGCATCAGGCGGCATTTCCCGGTGAGGACATCAGCGATCGACCGCTGCCCGAGATCCGCGTTCCCGCACTGATCAGTCTCCTCGAGGGCCAGCTTCCGAGTGGGAGATACGTGGCGGCGCAGCTCGGTCCCACCGTGGCCGAGAGACAGGAGACGGCGGCATGA